The sequence GTCCATCACGACTAAGTTTCATTATACGGGACAGAACCTTTCTGTACAAACAAAAAAAGCCGGTGATTGCTACCGGCTTTAATTAGGTGGGATATTCCACTGAATCCGCTGCGACGATTGGGGGCATCCCGCCATAATTAGCTACTCTTTTGCATCTTCTGTATAATTTCTGCAAAGAACGCAGAAATTATACAAACCGAACCCTTCGTTGTTCGGCTGGCTACCCCTGTTAAGGCGCCTTTGCTGGTGTTATATGATTTAATTAGTTAAAAATCAGTTTGTTTTTTTGATAGTTTTCCCATACTTGATCGAATGGAATTTGACCTTCCTCAAAGTCGACAAGCGGCAATCTTACGCCGCCTACTTCAAGATCAAGTTTTTCAAGTGCATATTTGATGGGTACTGGGTTCGGTGCCGTGAATATCGCACGAAATACAGGTAACAGCGCGCGATGCATAGCTGCTGCTTGCGCTGTTTGCCCACTCTTAAATGCGTCAACCATCTGTTGCATTTCATTGCCAACTACGTGTGATGCCACTGATATGACGCCGTTACCGCCTATTGCTAACAACGGTAGTGTTAACGCATCGTCACCGCTGTAGACGGAAAATCCGTCATCTGTTCCAGCGATAATCTCTGCCATTTGTTCAAGACTGCCACTTGCTTCTTTCACTGCACGGATATTTTTTATTTTGGACAATTCGATAATTGTTTCAGGTAGCATATTGACAACAGAGCGCCCCGGAATATTATATAACAGTACAGGTAGTTTAGTTTCCCCAGCAATATGTGCAAAGTGCGCATACATGCCGCGTTGGTCAGGTTTATTATAATAAGGCGTCACCAGCATAATGCCATCCGCACCAAGCTTTTCTGCCTGCTGTGTTAACAAAACAGATTCAGCTGTACTATTTGTTCCTGTCCCCGCAATTACCGGAATACGTTTATTCACCTGCTTGACTGCAAATGACAGTAACGCTCTTTTTTCCTGCGCCGTCACAGTTGGTGACTCACCAGTCGTCCCATTGACAACCAATGCATCCGTCCCATTTGCAATCAAATGTTCAATCAATTTTTTAGCTCTCTTGTAATCAATCGTGCCCTCTTCTGAAAATGGTGTTACCATCGCCGTGCCTATTTGTCCAAGATTCATTGTGATCAATCCTTTACCGTATTATTGTCGAATCAATTGTTCTGCAATTTGCACGGAGTTTAGTGCAGCCCCTTTAAGCAGATTGTCCGAGACGATCCACATATGGAATCCTCCTGCATGATTCGGATCTTTACGGATGCGGCCAACGAATACTTCGTCTTTCCCTTCCGCAAATAACGGCATCGGGTACAATTGTTGTGCCGGATTATCTTGAACGACAACGCCTGGTGCACCTTCCATGCTTGCTCGGATGTCTTCCACCGTTACACCCTCTTGGTCAACTTCAATATAAACCGACTCTGAGTGACCTGTCACAACTGGTAGACGTACGCAAGTTGCTGTAACAGACATCTCATAATCACCAAAAATCTTTTTCGTTTCATTCATCATTTTTAATTCTTCAAGCGTATATCCTGAAGCATCAAATACGTCAATTTGAGGAATCGCATTGAATGCAATCGGATAATGCTTCGCTGCGGATGCAGAAGGTAAAATTTCCGCTTCGTTCGCTACACGCCCTTCGAATTGTTGACTTTGACTTCCTAATTCGTCAATCGCCTCTGCACCTGCTCCAGAAACTGCTTGATACGTTGACACAATAATACGACTTAAGCCAAATTTTTCTTTAACAGGCTGAAGTGCTGCTACCATTTGAATCGTCGAACAGTTCGGATTTGCAATGATGCCCGCATGGTTACTGAGTGCCTGCGCATTCACTTCTGGTACAACAAGCGGTATATCTTCCACCATACGGAATGCGCTTGTATTATCTATGACCACTGCACCTCTTTTGACAGCTTCAGGTGCAAATTTTTCCGAAATCGAGCCACCCGCACTAAAAAATGCAATATCGATGCCTTCGAATGATTCCGGTACAGTTTCTTCAACGATATAGTTAAAACCACCTGCCGCAATTTCTGTTCCGGCAGATCGTTTTGATGCAAGCAATTTAATGGATTGAACCGGAAAATTCCGTTCAATCAATTTTTCAAGAATTTTTGTACCGACAGCTCCCGTAGCACCGACGATTGCAACATTCACTTTATTCATCTTTATCTCCCTTTCAGCTTTTACGGTTGTGATAATAGCCAGACCTAAGAAGTTCCCCGCATCATTACATAAAGATGCATGCTTCATAGAAAAACTTTAGTCCTTTACACCGTTAGCAGTTCATTGGTCGAATTATATCATATCTACGAATATTCTGTGCTGTATTTTTAGTTTTTATCATGAATAATTAATAAAGGTTGGAGTTGTCGATTGTCGAGAGCTGCTGCTGCTGTAGGTACCATCAATGTAAAATCGGAGATAAGGGAGTTTGGTTTGCGGTATGGATCGTCCTGTCCGAACGGAATAAAGAAGACGTTTTTCATATTTAATAACTTCATAATGTTCATCGAGTTTAAACCGAGCGCATCATTCGTTGAAATACCGAGAACGACTGGACTGCCATTGCGCAATGTTGCTTTGGCCGCCATTAACACCGGTGAATCTGTTGCTGCATTGGCAAATTTACTAATCGAATTACCTGTCATCGGTGCAATAATCATACAATCCACGGGTGTTTCGGGGCCGAATGGTTCCGCTCCAACAATCGTCGAAATAACCTTTTCCCCCGTCGCTCCTTCAATGCGGGCAATCCACTCATCTCCTGTTCCAAAACGCGTGGCAGCCGTCAACACCGAGTGCGTAATAACGGGAACAACTGTTGCTCCCGCATCTTTTAGCGAATCAATAACTGGTAGTATCGCTTCATACGTACAATGTGACGCTGTAATCCCAAGGCCTATCCTCTTTCCTTGTAGCATCGAGATCCCCTTTCATTTTCTTGACATCCCCTCGACGGTATCCGTCAAAACGGCTGCCGCATCAATTGGAAAGTGTTTTCCCGGCAATCCGAGGAGTACTGTATAGTATTCAGGCGAAAGAGGTTCCTTTAGGCAACCGGGTGCTGAAGCAAGGTCAAAGATGTGTAATCCAGGAGTACTGCGAGCCGTCAGCCATTTTGCGGGAATGGTGTTAACTAGATTACCTTCTGTCATGTCGAAATCAGCCGTCAGCTGCTCTGTTTGATAGCCTAACGCAGCTGCTTCACTCCTTTGTGTAACAGACCTAGCAACAACGGTCACATCCGCTCCTAGCGCTGCCAGTGTATGAGCTGTCATCTTGCCTACCTTACCAAATCCAGCGACGCGAAAAAAATTGCCCGCTAGTTGGCGTTTTACACGTGCATAATATTCATAGATAAAGGCTTCCGCTGTCAATCGAGCATTTTGCCAGATGAATGATTCCTCTTTGACATAGGAATAGGTGTCTAGCCCAGCATCTTTAAAAGGCTTCAGCCATTCTTCCGATGCAACGCCTGTGTACAACCGCGTTCCTTCCACAAGCAAGGCTGGCGGAATCGTCCCCGCCATTTGTAAAACTGGGAAAACGATATGCTTTGGCGACAAGCGCTCAATACACTCACCTAGTTGATCTGTGTACTGATTCGTGGCGACGTGTTGGCAATTGTATCCTCTTTCTACTAGCATGGTACAGCAAGTCACCATTCGTTGGTCCGTTCCAATGACAAGCCATTGATCATCTTTCATCCAGATCCACCCCATCCATGCTATGCGTTTTACCAAACAAAATTCGGTGTTCTCCAATCAACACAATTTCACTCCATGGGATGAATTCATCCGACTGATCCTGACGATTTTTAAATGAAAAACGTCCAAGCTTCTTCTTGATTTCAAAGCCAATAATATTCCCTGTTTTGCCATCAAAAATAAGGTCGGTATCCGCCAAAAAACCATAGCGGACCCCGTCCTCTACCTGAATAAGCTCTTTCTGCGCAAGTTCTGATAATAGCATCGCCATTCTCCTCTCCTACATCTCCACCCATTATATGAATGAAATACGGGAAAGCTGACTGCTATTTTTCAATTACACTAACAACATTCTCTGGCGCAATGATGGACGTAGCTCGCTGCCCTGCAAAGATTTCATTAGCCATTCTGTAAACATTGGCCACCTGAACACCGTCAATCAGCGCTACGACTTCATCAATCGTCTTATGCTCTTGTAAAATCAATTCGTTTTTTCCATTGCGATGCATTCTGGATTCTGAACTTTCTAGACCTAGTAAGAACCCACCTTTTAGCTGCTCTTTCGCATTATGCAATTCGTTTTCTGTAATACCATCATCTAAAATGGATTGAATCACCTCGTCTATGGTGTCGGTTAACTCCCCTAAATTTTCCGGTGCAGTCCCCCCGTATATGGCAAACACGCCTGTCGTATTATACGCCGAATAATACGAGTAAATAGAATAGGCCAAGCCACGTTCTTCACGGACTTCTTGAAACAGACGAGAAGACATCGTGCCGCCTAGTATACTATCTAAAATAATAAGATCATGAATGCGTTCGTCTTTTACCGTGAGCCCCTCAAAACCAATACAAATATGCGCTTGTTCAATGTCTTTCCCTTTAACCGTCATTCCTGCATGGAATTTCGGTGCTTGGATAGCTATCGGCTGCTCCACCATTGCCTGCCGTTTAAATGAACCAAACTGTACTTTAATTAGCTGAATTAGTCGGTCATCATAGTTGCCAGCAATAGAAATGACAATCTGTTCAGGTCGATACATGCGCTCCATAAATTGTTCGATCATCTGCTTATCAAATGTGTTAATGGTCTGTTCATTACCCAAAACGGGTTTGCCAATTGTTTGGTCTGGGTACATCACGCCCCATAAACGCTCATCGACATCGTCATCAGGCGTATCTTCCACAGCTGCAATTTCATCGAGAACAATGGACTTTTCTTTGGCGATTTCAGCTTCATCGAATGCCGAATTGAAAAACATATCCGCTAAAATGCTTAAAGCACGCGGCGCATGATGTCCAAGCACCGTCGTATAGTAGCAGGTCATTTCCTTCGATGTGAATGCATTGACATCTCCCCCGATGCGGTCAAATTCTTCCGCAATCGCACGGGCACTTCTTGTCGCAGTGCCTTTGAATAGCATATGCTCGATAAAATGCGCAATGCCTGCTTCCGATTCCTGTTCATTCCCCGAACCCGCACCTACCCATATTCCAAGCGCTACAGAGCGCACATAGGGCATCTTTTCATGAACAATTCTCACACCATTTGGACAAATATACTGTTCTATCATCTTGGAAATCCCCCTTTTTGATTCTTTACTATTTTAATACAAGAACTTTACTATAAGAACAAAAAGCCTCCATCTTCATGACGAAGAGGGGCTTTCTATTCTAATCAATTACGCAGGAGGCTTTAATTTGAATTAGCAGG comes from Sporosarcina sp. FSL K6-3457 and encodes:
- a CDS encoding YlmC/YmxH family sporulation protein, which produces MAMLLSELAQKELIQVEDGVRYGFLADTDLIFDGKTGNIIGFEIKKKLGRFSFKNRQDQSDEFIPWSEIVLIGEHRILFGKTHSMDGVDLDER
- a CDS encoding aspartate-semialdehyde dehydrogenase, coding for MNKVNVAIVGATGAVGTKILEKLIERNFPVQSIKLLASKRSAGTEIAAGGFNYIVEETVPESFEGIDIAFFSAGGSISEKFAPEAVKRGAVVIDNTSAFRMVEDIPLVVPEVNAQALSNHAGIIANPNCSTIQMVAALQPVKEKFGLSRIIVSTYQAVSGAGAEAIDELGSQSQQFEGRVANEAEILPSASAAKHYPIAFNAIPQIDVFDASGYTLEELKMMNETKKIFGDYEMSVTATCVRLPVVTGHSESVYIEVDQEGVTVEDIRASMEGAPGVVVQDNPAQQLYPMPLFAEGKDEVFVGRIRKDPNHAGGFHMWIVSDNLLKGAALNSVQIAEQLIRQ
- a CDS encoding M16 family metallopeptidase; the encoded protein is MIEQYICPNGVRIVHEKMPYVRSVALGIWVGAGSGNEQESEAGIAHFIEHMLFKGTATRSARAIAEEFDRIGGDVNAFTSKEMTCYYTTVLGHHAPRALSILADMFFNSAFDEAEIAKEKSIVLDEIAAVEDTPDDDVDERLWGVMYPDQTIGKPVLGNEQTINTFDKQMIEQFMERMYRPEQIVISIAGNYDDRLIQLIKVQFGSFKRQAMVEQPIAIQAPKFHAGMTVKGKDIEQAHICIGFEGLTVKDERIHDLIILDSILGGTMSSRLFQEVREERGLAYSIYSYYSAYNTTGVFAIYGGTAPENLGELTDTIDEVIQSILDDGITENELHNAKEQLKGGFLLGLESSESRMHRNGKNELILQEHKTIDEVVALIDGVQVANVYRMANEIFAGQRATSIIAPENVVSVIEK
- the dapA gene encoding 4-hydroxy-tetrahydrodipicolinate synthase, which codes for MNLGQIGTAMVTPFSEEGTIDYKRAKKLIEHLIANGTDALVVNGTTGESPTVTAQEKRALLSFAVKQVNKRIPVIAGTGTNSTAESVLLTQQAEKLGADGIMLVTPYYNKPDQRGMYAHFAHIAGETKLPVLLYNIPGRSVVNMLPETIIELSKIKNIRAVKEASGSLEQMAEIIAGTDDGFSVYSGDDALTLPLLAIGGNGVISVASHVVGNEMQQMVDAFKSGQTAQAAAMHRALLPVFRAIFTAPNPVPIKYALEKLDLEVGGVRLPLVDFEEGQIPFDQVWENYQKNKLIFN
- a CDS encoding dipicolinate synthase subunit B; amino-acid sequence: MLQGKRIGLGITASHCTYEAILPVIDSLKDAGATVVPVITHSVLTAATRFGTGDEWIARIEGATGEKVISTIVGAEPFGPETPVDCMIIAPMTGNSISKFANAATDSPVLMAAKATLRNGSPVVLGISTNDALGLNSMNIMKLLNMKNVFFIPFGQDDPYRKPNSLISDFTLMVPTAAAALDNRQLQPLLIIHDKN